The Dysidea avara chromosome 13, odDysAvar1.4, whole genome shotgun sequence genome includes a region encoding these proteins:
- the LOC136243204 gene encoding uncharacterized protein — translation MYEFKMAMKFTRTGFRLTCYFQRTNRMVHTVADEELTDYCDWMKHFDSRAYPLQNIAMCKMKGKGQPTILTDKWPHFSCTAIKINTPCFPSSSQWSSRLLLLSDSEEKFADFLHDSKVLQEGALIAGIDSVTNTHLDNVAKNMFPRWQKTSNYPLKLFYLSGTVEDMPTRMNVSGLDDNEYFVDKLTPDHAGLVGSYYKRINEDPTIIEKYFQHIISLYDLTAGIFKRSDPSNPIAWTLYGDLGKAIHMCIIPEHRGKGLVSVLGKFLFTQLVQQKIIPVLDHYIYGVLSETKFTKHIMHYSVDRAWRDSATGKCRWLD, via the exons ATGTACGAGTTCAAGatggcaatgaaatttacaaGGACTGGTTTTCGGTTAACATGTTATTTTCAAAGGACCAATCGAATGGTGCATACCGTGGCTGATGAAGAGCTAACTGATTATTGTGATTGGATGAAGCACTTTGATTCTCGAGCATACCCA CTCCAAAACATTGCAATGTGCAAGATGAAAGGAAAAGGTCAGCCAACAATACTGACTGACAAGTGGCCACACTTCAGCTGTACTGCAATTAAGATCAACACACCATGTTTTCCAAGCAGCAGTCAG TGGTCCTCTAGACTATTGCTATTGTCGGATTCAGAGGAGAAATTTGCTGACTTCTTACATGATTCAAAAGTGCTACAGGAGGGAGCCCTAATAGCAG GGATTGATTCTGTGACAAATACACATCTTGACAATGTCGCTAAGAACATGTTTCCTAGATGGCAAAAGACGTCAAATTATCCACTAAAGTTGTTTTATTTATCAGGCACAGTTGAAGATATGCCAACAAGGATGAATGTTTCTgg GTTGGATGATAATGAATATTTTGTTGATAAACTCACACCTGATCATGCTGGACTTGTTGGAAGCTACTATAAGAGAATCAATGAAGACCCCACCATTATTGAGAAATATTTTCAGCACATTATTAGTTTGTATGACCTAACTGCCGGGATCTTCAAGAGATCAGATCCCTCCAACCCAATAGCATGGACATTATATGGTGACTTGGGAAAAGCAATCCATATGTGCATAATCCCTGAACATAGAGGAAAAGGACTGGTTTCAGTACTTGGTAAATTCCTCTTCACTCAACTGGTGCAACAAAAAATTATTCCAGTTCTGGACCATTACATATATGGTGTTTTATCAGAGACAAAGTTCACAAAGCACATAATGCATTATAGTGTTGATCGTGCTTGGAGGGACAGTGCTACTGGTAAATGCCGCTGGTTAGATTAG